From Vibrio aerogenes, a single genomic window includes:
- a CDS encoding PEP/pyruvate-binding domain-containing protein, which produces MKQNYIIHTPNDAAEKQAQLGGKAGNLFRLQSAGLKVPEFICISAEAYRQSTAAIRPQIRQYLDQCQFGSLDSLTATAKAIQALILSCELPEALCQALEEHLNHFETTTQFSVRSSAISEDGDRNSFAGQLGTWLNVSGADIQAKIKACWASAFEPGVLTYIHQRTNIRHEENAVAVVIQRMVHAVSSGVMFQADPQNGLEKLAIAAGYGLGEGIVGDKVETDLYLFDKPTRTWQLHIEEKQRQLRSHPGGGTQETRVQPDLQKQAVLSEQQRLALLQASDQIARIYTTWQDIEWSFDHSGQLYILQSRPITTIPAGHERVFDNCNIAESYPGIILPMTFSIVRNDYYHCMKGTMQMLGIPASVIKDREDVLQHLVGFIHGRTYYNISNWYRIFLTIPYFKQRFIHFFEQMVGTDGSFTDNLDDMPLSRSARLRTAVMFPLKLGYYALRHRQMINKYFAITAEIRRDYEAIDTDNAGSDTLIAALHQLVIRFTESMAFPLLNDFYAMSFMALTREQFARAGIADADNLINQLLGNQSVESTKPVDSLNTLITQVRRDEQLQSCLKRLKQMPHLNQPQALASALTHEGYTAFAAALKGHIERYGYRSPKELIMEASTFHENPFHLLHILLESAAQEPSEPAPATDAGPQLEAALSQSKKKRWLKWLLKKTRQAIANREATRLDRGLHFSFFRTLLHHIGHRLVSENMLTRAEDIFYLTLSELEDFRQGCGVTSDFRPLVALRKNEVKNQERKTQDNKIFTRGSVYANTIPDIRLNLQDNPDILKGVGCAGDRVSAPARIITDPSQGSDLKGRIMVSETTDPGWVFLMTMSAGLISERGSLLSHTAIIGRELGIPTVVGVKHATRYIQDGSPITLNGKTGEIHLNEAKNPAVSPVSETDSATGAEQLPA; this is translated from the coding sequence ATGAAACAAAACTACATTATTCATACACCAAATGATGCCGCTGAAAAGCAGGCACAGCTCGGCGGTAAAGCGGGCAACCTGTTCCGCCTTCAGTCGGCGGGGCTCAAAGTCCCTGAGTTTATCTGCATCTCTGCAGAGGCATACCGTCAGTCAACCGCCGCCATCCGGCCACAAATCCGGCAATATCTGGACCAGTGCCAGTTCGGCTCGCTCGACTCACTCACCGCAACGGCCAAAGCAATACAGGCCCTGATTTTGTCTTGTGAACTCCCCGAAGCCCTGTGTCAGGCGCTGGAGGAACACCTCAATCACTTTGAAACGACGACGCAGTTCTCCGTCCGTTCATCAGCCATCAGTGAAGATGGTGACCGAAACTCCTTTGCCGGACAGCTCGGTACATGGCTGAATGTCAGTGGTGCCGATATTCAGGCCAAAATCAAAGCCTGCTGGGCCAGTGCTTTTGAACCCGGCGTGCTGACTTATATTCACCAGCGCACCAATATCCGTCATGAAGAGAATGCGGTTGCCGTGGTAATTCAGCGGATGGTGCATGCTGTCAGTTCAGGCGTCATGTTTCAGGCTGACCCGCAAAACGGGCTGGAAAAACTGGCCATTGCCGCCGGTTACGGACTGGGAGAAGGCATTGTTGGCGACAAGGTAGAAACCGATTTATACCTCTTTGATAAACCTACCCGGACATGGCAGCTGCACATCGAAGAGAAACAGCGGCAACTGCGCAGTCATCCCGGAGGCGGCACGCAGGAAACCAGAGTACAACCGGACCTGCAAAAACAGGCGGTGCTTTCTGAGCAGCAGCGGCTGGCCCTGCTGCAGGCTTCAGACCAGATAGCCCGGATTTATACCACCTGGCAGGATATCGAATGGTCGTTCGATCACAGCGGGCAACTTTATATTCTGCAGTCCCGCCCGATCACAACGATTCCCGCCGGACATGAACGTGTCTTTGATAACTGTAATATTGCAGAAAGCTATCCGGGTATCATTCTGCCGATGACATTTTCCATCGTCCGCAATGATTATTATCACTGCATGAAAGGCACGATGCAGATGCTGGGTATCCCGGCCAGTGTGATCAAAGACCGGGAAGACGTGTTACAGCATCTGGTCGGATTTATTCATGGCCGCACGTATTACAACATCAGTAACTGGTACCGGATATTTCTGACCATTCCTTATTTTAAACAACGGTTTATTCACTTTTTTGAACAAATGGTCGGCACCGACGGTTCCTTCACCGACAATCTGGATGACATGCCGCTCAGCCGCTCAGCGCGTTTGAGAACAGCGGTGATGTTTCCGCTGAAACTGGGCTATTACGCACTGCGCCACCGGCAGATGATCAACAAATATTTTGCGATTACCGCTGAAATCCGCCGGGATTACGAAGCCATTGATACCGACAATGCCGGTTCTGATACGCTCATCGCAGCACTGCATCAGCTGGTGATCCGGTTTACCGAATCGATGGCGTTCCCGCTGCTCAATGATTTTTATGCCATGTCCTTTATGGCGCTGACCCGCGAGCAGTTTGCCAGGGCCGGTATTGCCGATGCAGATAATCTCATCAATCAGTTACTCGGCAATCAGTCGGTAGAGAGCACCAAACCTGTTGATTCCCTCAATACCCTGATCACACAGGTTCGACGCGATGAACAACTGCAGTCCTGTTTAAAACGGCTGAAACAGATGCCACATCTGAACCAGCCACAGGCGCTCGCCAGTGCGCTGACTCACGAAGGATACACAGCTTTTGCCGCGGCGCTGAAAGGGCATATTGAACGCTACGGCTACCGGTCCCCGAAAGAACTGATTATGGAAGCCAGTACTTTCCACGAAAATCCATTCCATTTACTGCATATCCTGCTCGAGTCAGCGGCACAGGAACCGTCAGAGCCAGCACCAGCGACCGATGCCGGACCGCAGCTGGAAGCCGCACTCAGTCAGAGTAAGAAAAAACGCTGGCTGAAATGGTTACTGAAGAAAACACGCCAGGCGATTGCTAACCGCGAAGCCACCCGTCTGGACCGGGGGCTGCATTTCTCTTTCTTCAGAACCCTGCTCCACCATATCGGTCACCGTCTGGTCAGCGAAAATATGCTCACCCGGGCGGAGGATATTTTCTATCTGACATTATCTGAACTGGAAGATTTTCGTCAGGGTTGCGGCGTCACCTCAGACTTCAGGCCGTTAGTGGCACTGAGAAAGAATGAGGTAAAAAATCAGGAGCGAAAAACGCAGGATAACAAAATATTTACCCGCGGCAGCGTTTATGCCAATACAATCCCGGATATCCGGCTGAATTTACAAGACAATCCGGATATATTAAAAGGCGTCGGCTGTGCCGGAGACCGGGTCAGTGCACCCGCACGGATTATCACCGACCCGTCTCAGGGCTCTGACCTGAAAGGCCGGATTATGGTCTCAGAAACAACCGATCCGGGTTGGGTATTTTTAATGACGATGTCAGCGGGGTTAATCTCAGAACGGGGCAGCCTGCTGTCTCATACTGCCATTATTGGCCGGGAACTGGGCATTCCGACGGTGGTTGGCGTGAAACACGCCACCCGTTATATTCAGGATGGCAGCCCAATCACCCTGAACGGAAAAACCGGGGAAATTCATCTGAATGAAGCAAAGAACCCGGCGGTTTCTCCCGTGTCTGAAACGGATTCAGCCACCGGAGCAGAGCAACTGCCAGCCTGA